A genome region from Chloroflexota bacterium includes the following:
- a CDS encoding GntR family transcriptional regulator, giving the protein MPLDALQFKSKAQAVYDLLRQRILDFHYEPGQALSIDGLARELGISKIPIREAIKQLEAERFVETELHVGARVAPISVAQAEQIYPIRHVLCDLGMRLAFPRMDEQTLTLLEELQAQMEVATRQRDTATVDRLNRQFHLKMVEASGNAELHQLYRELMHRCSRFRAGVSLPHHRAVEVMTEHRAILAALRARDFDAAIKASDDHSRRSAAEIIDKMRAKEAAQAVV; this is encoded by the coding sequence ATGCCCCTCGATGCTCTCCAGTTCAAGAGCAAGGCCCAGGCCGTCTACGACCTTCTCAGGCAGCGCATCCTCGACTTCCACTACGAGCCGGGGCAGGCGCTCTCCATCGACGGGCTGGCACGCGAGCTGGGGATCTCGAAGATCCCGATCCGCGAGGCGATCAAGCAGCTGGAGGCCGAGCGGTTCGTCGAAACCGAGCTGCACGTCGGGGCGCGCGTCGCCCCGATCTCCGTCGCGCAGGCCGAGCAGATCTACCCGATCCGCCACGTCCTCTGCGATCTCGGGATGCGGCTGGCGTTCCCGCGCATGGACGAGCAGACGCTCACGCTTCTCGAAGAGCTGCAAGCCCAGATGGAGGTCGCCACCCGCCAGCGCGACACCGCCACCGTCGACCGGCTCAACCGCCAGTTCCACCTCAAGATGGTCGAGGCGAGCGGCAACGCCGAGCTGCACCAGCTCTACCGCGAGCTGATGCACCGTTGCAGTCGGTTCCGGGCTGGCGTCTCGCTGCCGCATCACCGCGCCGTCGAGGTCATGACCGAGCACCGCGCCATTCTGGCGGCGCTCCGGGCGCGGGACTTCGACGCCGCCATCAAGGCGTCTGACGATCACAGCCGGCGCTCGGCCGCCGAGATCATCGACAAGATGCGCGCGAAGGAAGCCGCGCAGGCCGTGGTCTAG
- a CDS encoding mandelate racemase/muconate lactonizing enzyme family protein translates to MKIVRVEAIPLAATFEQIYGGLDRVPRHMLFPSANFANVGAPRTGQYTCLIRIETDDGLVGVGEAYGLRDPRVSAAVVEHVLAPALLGRDPLRTEALWQAMFAIGAFHTEGYHTQAVAGVDIALWDLKGKAFGQPISVLLGGPIRDRLWCYASPVTLCDPDTARERACEFLAKGFTAVKVKVGGALADDVDRVAAVREVIGPAMPLLLDVNAALDARGAIALARAVEPYACYWLEEPVPPEDLTGMAHVRRSVNLPVATGEQSSSVYTFRDLLRAEAADIFMPNITKAGGISECQRIATLVHTENLKVSPHGVGSGIGLAATLQWCAAMPGFLIYEYNQLLNPLRHDILKTPILFEDGHLQAPTGPGLGVELDWDKVDAFRMDRQPAGVTR, encoded by the coding sequence ATGAAAATCGTTCGCGTCGAGGCGATCCCCCTGGCAGCCACCTTCGAGCAGATCTACGGCGGGCTTGACCGGGTGCCCCGCCACATGCTGTTCCCGAGCGCCAACTTCGCCAACGTCGGCGCGCCGCGGACCGGCCAGTACACCTGCCTCATCCGCATCGAGACGGACGACGGCCTCGTCGGGGTCGGCGAGGCGTACGGCCTGCGCGATCCCCGCGTGAGCGCGGCGGTCGTCGAGCACGTCCTCGCGCCGGCCCTGCTCGGGCGCGATCCGCTCCGCACCGAGGCGCTCTGGCAGGCGATGTTCGCCATCGGCGCCTTCCACACCGAGGGGTATCACACCCAGGCGGTGGCCGGCGTGGATATCGCACTCTGGGATCTGAAGGGCAAGGCGTTCGGCCAGCCGATCTCGGTGCTGCTCGGCGGGCCGATCCGCGACCGGCTCTGGTGCTACGCCAGCCCGGTCACCCTGTGCGATCCCGACACGGCCCGCGAGCGCGCCTGCGAGTTCCTGGCGAAGGGGTTCACGGCGGTCAAGGTGAAGGTCGGCGGGGCGCTGGCCGACGACGTAGACCGGGTCGCCGCCGTCCGCGAGGTCATCGGCCCAGCCATGCCGCTGCTGCTCGACGTGAACGCCGCCCTCGACGCGCGCGGGGCCATCGCCCTGGCGCGAGCGGTCGAGCCGTACGCCTGCTACTGGCTCGAAGAGCCGGTCCCACCCGAAGACCTGACCGGGATGGCCCACGTCCGCCGCTCGGTCAATCTCCCCGTCGCGACGGGCGAGCAAAGCTCGAGCGTGTACACCTTCAGAGATCTGCTCCGCGCCGAGGCGGCCGACATCTTCATGCCGAACATCACCAAGGCGGGCGGCATCTCCGAGTGCCAGCGCATCGCCACCCTGGTCCACACCGAGAATCTGAAGGTGTCGCCGCACGGGGTCGGCTCGGGCATCGGCCTGGCGGCCACGCTCCAGTGGTGCGCGGCGATGCCCGGCTTCCTGATCTACGAGTACAACCAGCTGCTGAACCCGCTGCGCCACGACATCCTCAAGACACCCATCCTCTTCGAGGACGGCCACCTCCAGGCGCCGACCGGCCCCGGCCTGGGCGTCGAGCTGGACTGGGACAAGGTCGATGCGTTCCGGATGGACCGGCAGCCTGCAGGCGTCACCCGATGA
- a CDS encoding extracellular solute-binding protein, which produces MHQDVVQRSRRRSRRDLLRAGLVVSVAALAAACAPSTSAPARPAETKPADAKPAESKPAESKPAAPAAAAQPTAAKPAEAAKPAEAAKPAAAQAAPAAKTGGPAGTVVAALGRDYLAYPDVKGAIQFSNCWGGARIPLIEGWIKDFNAIYPGIKVESDLADCSPLREKQVTALAGGAPPNVMMVKSDNTAFFAEQNALLPIDDLMARDNVKKEWYYAGELASRTWEGKTYGLPNVTAGALHMLFVNTGLLEKIGVDPKKPIQTWQDLDALVEPAKKAGLLVMDPGKISTGMSAHQVWTYANGGKYWDDALKQITWNDEASVQAAEWLVQFVKAQGGKYESVAIASDPKNVIQPEDWAPEKYVCCVNGSWWFFQMQQKNPNLKYAAYDFPKNANNPASKGATPTTGGWMFSIARTGKDQEAAWEWVKFTTTSKNACTFVEKQNRPSPVIACNENPELAKSNPYWSVVTGNLANNISVPTTPIQPQFEQIYLDMNEAILYERQQPKAALETGARRAQQLLDDWNAKRKKS; this is translated from the coding sequence ATGCATCAGGACGTAGTGCAGCGCAGCCGGCGACGTTCCCGTCGTGACCTCCTACGGGCCGGCCTCGTCGTGTCGGTCGCCGCGCTCGCAGCCGCGTGCGCGCCGTCGACGTCGGCCCCGGCCAGGCCGGCCGAGACCAAGCCCGCCGACGCCAAGCCGGCTGAGAGTAAGCCGGCTGAGAGTAAGCCGGCTGCGCCGGCTGCCGCGGCCCAGCCGACCGCCGCCAAGCCGGCCGAGGCGGCGAAGCCCGCCGAAGCCGCCAAGCCGGCCGCCGCCCAGGCCGCCCCCGCCGCCAAGACCGGCGGCCCGGCCGGCACCGTCGTCGCCGCCCTTGGCCGCGACTACCTGGCCTATCCGGACGTCAAGGGCGCGATCCAGTTTTCGAACTGCTGGGGCGGGGCACGCATCCCGCTCATCGAGGGCTGGATCAAGGACTTCAACGCCATCTACCCTGGCATCAAGGTCGAAAGCGACCTCGCAGACTGCTCGCCGCTCCGCGAGAAGCAGGTCACGGCGCTGGCCGGCGGCGCGCCCCCCAACGTGATGATGGTCAAGTCCGACAACACCGCGTTCTTCGCCGAGCAGAACGCCCTGCTGCCCATCGACGACCTGATGGCCCGCGACAACGTCAAGAAGGAGTGGTACTACGCGGGTGAGCTGGCGAGCCGGACCTGGGAGGGGAAGACGTACGGCCTCCCCAACGTCACCGCCGGCGCCCTGCACATGCTCTTCGTCAACACCGGCCTGCTGGAGAAGATCGGCGTCGATCCGAAGAAGCCGATCCAGACCTGGCAGGATCTCGATGCGCTCGTGGAGCCGGCGAAGAAGGCCGGGCTGCTCGTGATGGACCCCGGCAAGATCTCCACCGGGATGTCGGCGCACCAGGTCTGGACCTACGCCAACGGCGGCAAGTACTGGGACGATGCCCTCAAGCAGATCACCTGGAACGACGAGGCCAGCGTCCAGGCCGCCGAGTGGCTCGTCCAGTTCGTCAAGGCGCAGGGCGGCAAGTACGAGAGCGTCGCCATCGCCAGCGATCCGAAGAACGTGATCCAGCCCGAAGACTGGGCCCCTGAGAAGTATGTCTGCTGCGTCAACGGCTCGTGGTGGTTCTTCCAGATGCAGCAGAAGAACCCCAACCTCAAGTACGCCGCCTACGACTTCCCGAAGAACGCCAACAACCCGGCCTCGAAGGGCGCCACCCCGACCACCGGCGGCTGGATGTTCTCCATCGCGCGGACCGGCAAGGATCAGGAAGCGGCCTGGGAGTGGGTCAAGTTCACGACCACCTCGAAGAACGCCTGCACCTTCGTCGAGAAGCAGAACCGGCCGTCGCCCGTCATCGCCTGCAACGAGAACCCTGAGCTGGCGAAGTCGAACCCGTACTGGTCGGTGGTCACGGGCAACCTCGCCAACAACATCTCGGTGCCGACAACCCCGATCCAGCCGCAGTTCGAGCAGATCTACCTGGACATGAACGAGGCGATCCTCTACGAGCGGCAGCAGCCCAAGGCGGCGCTGGAGACCGGCGCTCGCCGTGCCCAGCAGTTGCTCGACGACTGGAACGCGAAGCGCAAGAAGAGCTGA
- a CDS encoding sugar ABC transporter permease gives MAQARPERAAPTTADAAGARRISLARREALYGYAFISPWIFGMLAFTAGPILAVFYLSLTEYPILSEPTFVGTRNYERIFTDDPQFLTSLVNTVVYVGIRVPLHLSLAFALALLLNRAVRGIGIFRTAIYLPSMIPIVAMSVIWRILLDPRMGYVNYFGGMLGLPEINWLTSEAWVKPVVVFVSLWHVGIPMIIFLAGLGGIPDQLYEAAEIDGAGAWGKLWNVTVPLMTPVILYNVIIDIINSFQVFAYAFILTRGGPNDATLFYVLYIYRQAFQFFQMGYASALSAILFAIVLLLTIVVLRSSRNWVHYERI, from the coding sequence ATGGCTCAGGCCCGACCAGAACGGGCAGCCCCGACCACCGCCGACGCGGCCGGCGCGCGGCGCATCTCGCTCGCGCGTCGTGAGGCGCTCTACGGGTACGCCTTTATCTCGCCGTGGATCTTCGGGATGCTCGCGTTCACGGCCGGGCCGATCCTGGCCGTCTTCTACCTCTCCCTCACCGAGTACCCGATCCTCTCCGAGCCGACCTTCGTCGGCACGCGCAACTACGAGCGCATCTTCACCGACGACCCGCAGTTCCTGACCTCGCTCGTCAACACCGTGGTCTACGTCGGCATCCGCGTGCCGCTGCACCTGTCGCTGGCGTTCGCGCTGGCGCTGCTGCTCAACCGCGCCGTGCGGGGCATCGGCATCTTCCGCACGGCCATCTACCTGCCGTCGATGATCCCGATTGTCGCCATGTCGGTGATCTGGCGCATCCTGCTCGATCCGCGCATGGGATACGTCAACTACTTCGGCGGCATGCTCGGGCTGCCAGAGATCAACTGGCTGACCAGCGAGGCCTGGGTCAAGCCGGTCGTCGTGTTCGTCTCGCTCTGGCACGTCGGCATCCCGATGATCATCTTTCTGGCCGGCCTGGGCGGCATCCCGGACCAGTTGTACGAAGCCGCCGAGATCGACGGCGCTGGCGCCTGGGGCAAACTCTGGAACGTGACGGTGCCGCTGATGACGCCGGTGATCCTCTACAACGTCATCATCGACATCATCAACAGCTTCCAGGTGTTCGCCTACGCGTTCATCCTGACGCGCGGCGGCCCGAACGACGCCACCCTCTTCTACGTCCTGTACATCTACCGGCAGGCGTTCCAGTTCTTCCAGATGGGGTACGCGTCGGCGCTCTCGGCGATCCTGTTCGCGATCGTGCTGCTGTTGACCATCGTCGTGCTGCGCTCCTCGCGCAACTGGGTGCATTATGAGCGCATCTAG
- a CDS encoding carbohydrate ABC transporter permease, producing MSASSLAAGPARPRQLLSGKQRRTLDTVLTFLALGAVSLIMLMPLYLMLLISTRPADKAFTYPPDLWFTYFTLDNYPEALFRLLPFSLYVKNTVIIATAVIVGEILSCSLVAYGFARFRFPGRDTLFIILLATLLMPFVVRLVPLFILFQKLGWINTFLPLIVPSFFGTPFFIFLMRQFFLTIPPELVDAARIDGAGELHIWWRIMLPLSKPALAAVAIFAFQNTWNDFLGPLVFLQRADVRTIILGLYGLMGMFVEWHLVMAAVVAAVTPLILVFFIFQRFFVQGITVSGLKG from the coding sequence ATGAGCGCATCTAGCCTCGCCGCCGGCCCGGCCCGCCCCCGACAACTGCTCTCCGGCAAGCAGCGGCGGACCCTCGACACCGTCCTGACGTTCCTGGCGCTCGGCGCGGTCAGCCTCATCATGCTGATGCCGCTCTACCTGATGCTGCTGATCTCGACGCGCCCGGCCGACAAGGCGTTCACCTATCCGCCCGACCTCTGGTTCACCTACTTCACCCTGGACAACTACCCCGAGGCGCTGTTCCGGCTGCTGCCGTTCTCGCTCTACGTCAAGAACACCGTCATCATCGCCACCGCCGTCATCGTCGGCGAGATTCTGTCGTGCTCGCTGGTGGCGTACGGGTTCGCGCGGTTCCGCTTCCCCGGGCGGGACACCCTGTTCATCATCCTGCTCGCGACCCTGCTGATGCCGTTCGTCGTGCGGCTGGTGCCGCTGTTCATCCTCTTCCAGAAGCTCGGCTGGATCAACACGTTCCTGCCGCTGATCGTGCCGTCGTTCTTCGGCACGCCGTTCTTCATCTTCCTGATGCGGCAGTTCTTCCTGACGATCCCGCCGGAGCTGGTGGACGCCGCCCGCATCGACGGGGCCGGCGAGCTGCACATCTGGTGGCGGATCATGCTGCCGCTCTCGAAGCCGGCGCTGGCGGCCGTCGCCATCTTCGCCTTCCAGAACACCTGGAACGACTTCCTCGGACCGCTGGTCTTCTTGCAGCGCGCGGACGTACGCACCATCATCCTCGGCCTGTACGGCTTGATGGGCATGTTCGTGGAGTGGCACCTCGTGATGGCCGCGGTGGTGGCCGCCGTGACGCCGCTGATCCTCGTCTTCTTCATCTTCCAGCGGTTCTTCGTCCAGGGCATCACCGTCAGCGGCCTGAAGGGGTAG
- a CDS encoding mandelate racemase — translation MPPLHGARWGGQQAISLVEVVTDEGIVGYGSARAQGGSGGRALADPILTVAAPRAIGQDPLNRERIWQSLAKLERAGYLPIFATSAIDVALWDIAGKALNLPVWKLLGGCRESLPAYASSAHMESVDAYLREVDDIRERGYGAYKIHPTGRANEDIALCRAVREAVGPDFPLMLDPGGVYTRDEAMRVGRAIERLGFVWYEEPLRDYDFTGYAELSRALDIPVQVAEVVPGHANLSTEYILRGAGDHLRSDVYWKGGITGVLKTAHLCEAFNMPLEIHHGASPIMNWANLHVSLAIPNCGWYEVLVPEDRYDYGLMAYANPGPDGLMHAPTTPGLGVEIDWEWTRAHSVPL, via the coding sequence ATGCCGCCGCTCCACGGCGCGCGCTGGGGCGGCCAGCAGGCGATCTCGCTGGTCGAGGTCGTCACGGACGAGGGCATCGTCGGGTACGGCTCGGCGCGCGCCCAGGGCGGCAGCGGCGGCCGGGCGCTGGCCGACCCGATCCTGACGGTCGCCGCGCCGAGGGCGATCGGCCAGGACCCGCTGAACCGCGAGCGCATCTGGCAGAGCCTCGCGAAGCTGGAGCGGGCCGGCTACCTGCCGATCTTCGCCACCAGCGCCATCGACGTGGCCCTCTGGGACATCGCCGGCAAGGCGCTCAACCTGCCCGTCTGGAAGCTGCTCGGCGGCTGCCGCGAGAGCCTGCCGGCCTACGCGTCGTCGGCCCACATGGAGAGCGTCGACGCCTACCTTCGCGAGGTGGACGACATCCGCGAGCGCGGCTACGGCGCCTACAAGATCCACCCCACCGGCCGGGCGAACGAGGACATCGCGCTCTGCCGGGCCGTCCGCGAGGCGGTCGGGCCAGACTTCCCGCTGATGCTCGATCCCGGCGGCGTCTACACCCGCGACGAGGCGATGCGCGTCGGGCGGGCCATCGAGCGGCTGGGCTTCGTCTGGTACGAGGAGCCCCTGCGCGACTACGACTTCACCGGCTACGCCGAGCTGTCGCGGGCGCTGGACATCCCGGTCCAGGTGGCCGAGGTGGTCCCCGGGCACGCCAACCTCTCGACGGAGTACATCCTGCGCGGCGCCGGCGACCATCTCCGCTCGGACGTCTACTGGAAGGGCGGCATCACCGGCGTCCTGAAGACCGCTCATCTGTGCGAGGCGTTCAACATGCCGCTCGAGATCCACCACGGCGCCAGCCCGATCATGAACTGGGCCAACCTGCACGTCTCGCTGGCGATCCCGAACTGCGGCTGGTACGAGGTGCTGGTGCCCGAGGACCGCTACGACTACGGCCTCATGGCCTACGCCAACCCCGGGCCAGACGGGCTGATGCACGCGCCGACGACCCCCGGCCTCGGCGTCGAGATCGACTGGGAGTGGACGCGCGCCCACTCCGTGCCCCTGTGA
- a CDS encoding D-2-hydroxyacid dehydrogenase encodes MKVIVPDFLVERLAPEIANVVPGAETVGISGDGEMQGSPVGAEVILRYFPNDRVLKAFGAPVIARLLREAPTLRWFQSHGVGVDGLLNEEIIASDLLLTNGASIHTVPMAEMTMALVLAATKRLPDHAFDQVERRWGRRPKRELRGSTVGIVGLGRIGEEVGRLCAAFGARVVGLRRTPTPEPPPGVERVYGPDGLDRLLAESDYVILALALNATSRGLLGRREIGLMKPTAILVNVARGDVVDEPALIDALREEQLGYACLDTFQKEPLPKDSPLYDLPNVFITPHNSASSPHMEARVIALFLDNLGRFVRGEPLLNVVDKQRGY; translated from the coding sequence ATGAAAGTTATCGTGCCGGACTTCCTGGTCGAGCGGCTGGCGCCAGAGATTGCGAACGTCGTGCCGGGCGCGGAGACGGTCGGCATCAGCGGCGACGGCGAGATGCAGGGCTCGCCTGTTGGGGCCGAGGTGATCCTGCGCTACTTCCCGAACGACCGCGTCCTGAAGGCGTTTGGCGCGCCGGTCATCGCGCGGCTGCTGCGAGAAGCGCCGACGCTCCGCTGGTTCCAGTCGCATGGGGTGGGCGTTGACGGCCTGCTGAACGAGGAGATCATCGCCAGCGACCTGCTGCTGACGAACGGTGCATCGATCCACACGGTCCCGATGGCCGAGATGACGATGGCCCTGGTGCTGGCCGCCACCAAGCGGCTGCCGGATCATGCCTTCGATCAGGTCGAGCGCCGCTGGGGCCGCCGCCCCAAGCGCGAGCTGCGCGGCAGCACCGTCGGGATCGTCGGGCTGGGGCGTATCGGGGAGGAGGTCGGGCGGCTGTGCGCCGCGTTCGGCGCGCGGGTGGTCGGGCTGCGGCGCACGCCCACCCCCGAGCCGCCACCAGGTGTCGAGCGCGTGTACGGCCCGGACGGCCTCGACCGGCTGCTGGCCGAGTCCGACTACGTCATCCTGGCGCTGGCGCTGAACGCCACCAGTCGGGGGCTGCTGGGCCGCCGCGAGATCGGCCTGATGAAGCCGACGGCGATCCTCGTCAACGTGGCGCGCGGCGACGTGGTGGACGAGCCGGCCTTGATCGATGCGCTCCGCGAGGAGCAGCTCGGCTACGCCTGCCTCGACACGTTCCAGAAGGAGCCGCTCCCCAAAGACAGCCCGCTGTACGATCTGCCGAACGTCTTCATCACGCCCCACAACTCAGCCTCGTCGCCACACATGGAGGCGCGGGTCATCGCGCTGTTCCTGGACAACCTGGGCCGGTTCGTGCGCGGCGAGCCGCTGCTGAACGTGGTAGACAAGCAGCGCGGCTACTGA
- a CDS encoding glycerophosphodiester phosphodiesterase: protein MTPLLYGHRGAKGEAPENTLTGFAYAQRVGVTAFELDVRLSADGELMVIHDADVDRTTNGHGPVSDFTARELAALDARAAFPDWPEPAGVPRLADVLDAFGSQHYQIEIKTDAPEHLEIVAAKLVELIERSGIVARTEVASFDPAALEIMRRIAPEIPRAFIGRYDTPDFLATAISLQCAGACIPHKTSTRATVDAAHAAGLHVTGWLGNTQDDVRLLLDWRVESITSDTPSVALPYLRAAAAS from the coding sequence ATGACGCCACTGCTGTACGGACATCGCGGCGCGAAGGGCGAGGCCCCCGAGAACACGCTGACGGGCTTCGCCTACGCCCAGCGCGTCGGGGTGACGGCCTTCGAGCTGGACGTGCGTCTCTCGGCGGACGGCGAGCTGATGGTGATCCACGATGCGGATGTGGACCGCACCACCAACGGCCACGGCCCGGTGTCCGACTTTACGGCCCGCGAGTTGGCGGCGCTCGACGCGCGGGCGGCCTTCCCGGACTGGCCCGAGCCGGCCGGCGTGCCGCGCCTGGCCGACGTGCTGGATGCGTTCGGCAGCCAGCACTACCAGATCGAGATCAAAACGGACGCACCCGAGCACCTCGAGATCGTCGCGGCGAAGCTGGTGGAGCTGATCGAGCGGTCCGGCATCGTCGCGCGGACCGAGGTCGCGTCGTTCGACCCGGCCGCCCTGGAGATCATGCGGCGGATCGCCCCCGAGATCCCGCGCGCATTCATCGGCCGGTACGACACGCCCGACTTCCTGGCCACGGCGATCTCGCTTCAGTGCGCCGGCGCGTGCATCCCCCACAAGACCAGCACGCGTGCCACGGTGGACGCGGCCCACGCGGCCGGATTGCACGTCACGGGCTGGCTCGGGAACACCCAGGACGATGTGCGGCTGCTGCTGGACTGGCGCGTCGAGAGCATCACGTCGGACACGCCGAGCGTGGCCCTGCCGTACCTGCGCGCAGCCGCCGCATCGTAG
- a CDS encoding carbohydrate ABC transporter permease codes for MGSLEGLATAQPVLAARRPVPLAQRLGHAGLHAIVILLCLLTIFPLLWMLSTAIKPGPEVFRPGVHLIPDAPTFDNFPEAFRAFPIGWWFFNSTIIAVATTLGKLAVSLPAAYAFTRLDFPGRRLCFSLVLGTMIVPFVVTVIPSYLIVAKLDWLNTRLGVIVPSVAHTAFYVFLLRQYIMTLPQELFDAARIDGAGPATILWRIVMPNVRPAIAVVTILAFLAAWNQYIWPLLVLNEINTKTLAVGMQFFARNSDSTQLWGAMMATATLATIPPLTLYAFAQKRIISTFVTSGIKG; via the coding sequence ATGGGTAGTCTGGAGGGGCTTGCCACGGCGCAGCCGGTCCTGGCCGCCCGCCGCCCCGTGCCGCTCGCGCAGCGGCTGGGCCACGCCGGGCTGCACGCCATCGTCATCCTGCTCTGCCTGCTGACGATCTTTCCGCTGCTCTGGATGCTCTCGACGGCGATCAAGCCCGGCCCCGAGGTCTTCCGACCGGGCGTCCACCTGATCCCCGACGCGCCGACGTTCGACAACTTCCCGGAGGCGTTCAGGGCGTTCCCGATCGGCTGGTGGTTCTTCAACAGCACCATCATCGCCGTGGCGACGACGCTCGGGAAGCTGGCGGTCAGCCTGCCGGCCGCCTACGCGTTCACCCGGCTCGACTTCCCTGGTCGGCGGCTCTGCTTCTCGCTGGTGCTCGGCACGATGATCGTCCCGTTCGTGGTGACGGTCATCCCCAGCTACCTGATCGTGGCGAAGCTCGACTGGCTGAACACGCGCCTCGGCGTCATCGTGCCGTCCGTCGCGCACACGGCGTTCTACGTGTTCCTGCTGCGCCAGTACATCATGACGCTGCCCCAGGAGCTGTTCGACGCCGCCCGCATCGACGGGGCCGGCCCGGCCACGATCCTCTGGCGCATCGTCATGCCGAACGTGCGGCCGGCCATCGCCGTGGTCACCATCCTGGCGTTTCTGGCGGCCTGGAACCAGTACATCTGGCCGCTGCTGGTGCTGAACGAGATCAACACGAAGACGCTGGCCGTCGGGATGCAGTTCTTCGCGCGGAACTCGGACTCGACGCAGCTGTGGGGCGCGATGATGGCGACGGCGACGCTGGCGACGATCCCGCCGTTGACGCTGTACGCCTTCGCGCAGAAGCGGATCATCTCGACGTTCGTGACCTCGGGCATCAAGGGGTGA
- a CDS encoding sugar ABC transporter permease, translating into MSRTRGRRLLTAETGVAYLFIAPLLALMLAFIYWPLIYSAYLSLYDWNFVSPDWRFVGASNYTRLPEDPRFRLAIWQTVVYVLALVPIKVFLPLGLALLLWPIRRSRAQGVYRLMLFTPTVISFAVAALVWLWIFNPLQGVLNQFIMAAGGSRINWLSNPQTAIWCVIIVSTWKVLGFNLLLYLAALEAVPEEYVEAGSIDGAGGWALIRYIRWPLITPTFFFILVTTIIFVNDEVFSAISVLTDGGPFDRSINLVFYLYQQAFRYFQIGVASAVAIVLSLAVILLTWLQFRFVERHVHYG; encoded by the coding sequence GTGAGTCGGACCCGTGGGCGACGCCTCCTGACCGCTGAGACGGGCGTCGCCTACCTGTTCATCGCGCCGCTGCTCGCGCTGATGCTCGCGTTCATCTACTGGCCGCTCATCTACTCGGCGTACCTGTCTTTGTACGACTGGAACTTCGTCTCGCCAGACTGGCGCTTCGTCGGGGCCAGCAACTACACCCGCCTGCCAGAGGATCCGCGCTTCCGGCTCGCCATCTGGCAGACCGTTGTCTACGTGCTGGCCCTGGTGCCGATCAAGGTCTTCCTGCCGCTGGGGCTGGCGCTGCTGCTCTGGCCGATCCGCCGCTCGCGCGCACAGGGCGTCTACCGGCTGATGCTGTTCACCCCGACGGTCATCTCGTTCGCGGTGGCGGCGCTGGTCTGGCTGTGGATCTTCAACCCGCTGCAGGGCGTGCTGAACCAGTTCATCATGGCGGCCGGCGGGAGCAGGATCAACTGGCTCTCGAACCCGCAGACGGCGATCTGGTGCGTGATCATCGTCTCGACCTGGAAGGTGCTCGGGTTCAACCTGCTGCTCTACCTCGCGGCGCTCGAAGCGGTGCCCGAGGAGTACGTCGAGGCCGGCTCGATTGACGGCGCGGGCGGCTGGGCGCTGATCCGCTACATCCGCTGGCCGCTGATCACCCCGACGTTCTTCTTCATCCTGGTCACCACCATCATCTTCGTCAACGACGAGGTCTTCAGCGCGATCAGCGTGCTGACCGACGGCGGCCCATTCGACCGTTCGATCAACCTCGTCTTCTACCTGTACCAGCAGGCGTTCCGGTACTTCCAGATCGGCGTGGCCAGCGCCGTGGCGATCGTCCTCTCGCTGGCGGTGATCCTGCTGACCTGGCTCCAGTTCCGATTCGTCGAGAGGCACGTGCACTATGGGTAG
- the def gene encoding peptide deformylase, with amino-acid sequence MILKIVQVGEPVLRQVARPLSEAEIRSAEIRRLIGLMWETMRDAPGVGLAAPQVGEPIQLLVIEDREEYQRILAPERLAEREREPVPFHVLANPIIMSTDESARLFFEGCLSLPGFVALTERHAAVRVSGLNEHAEPVTIEARGWYARILQHETDHLQGHLYVDRMLSRSFMHESQYRRHWQEHSVSELCAALGLEATGC; translated from the coding sequence GTGATCCTGAAGATTGTGCAGGTGGGCGAGCCGGTCTTGCGGCAGGTGGCGCGCCCGCTCTCCGAAGCTGAGATCCGCTCTGCCGAGATCCGCCGGCTGATCGGCCTGATGTGGGAGACGATGCGGGACGCGCCGGGCGTCGGGCTGGCCGCGCCGCAGGTCGGCGAGCCGATCCAGTTGCTGGTGATCGAGGATCGCGAGGAGTATCAGCGCATCCTCGCGCCGGAGCGGCTGGCCGAGCGCGAGCGCGAGCCGGTCCCGTTCCACGTCCTCGCCAACCCGATCATCATGTCTACTGACGAGTCTGCCCGCCTGTTCTTCGAGGGCTGCCTGAGCCTGCCCGGCTTCGTGGCGCTGACGGAGCGCCACGCCGCCGTGCGCGTCAGCGGCCTGAACGAGCATGCCGAGCCGGTCACCATCGAGGCGCGCGGCTGGTACGCCCGCATCCTCCAGCACGAGACAGATCACTTGCAGGGCCACCTGTACGTGGACCGGATGCTCTCACGGTCGTTCATGCACGAATCGCAGTATCGGCGGCACTGGCAGGAGCACAGCGTCTCAGAGCTGTGCGCGGCGCTGGGGCTGGAGGCGACCGGATGCTGA